The genomic DNA GCGAGCTCGTCGGCACCGCGGTCGCCGACCGCACCCTGCGCGACCTGCTCTCCCACTCCGCCGGGCTGACCCGGGACTCGGACGATGCGCGCTGGTGGAGGCTCGGAATCCCGTTCCCGGACCGCGCCCAGCTGCTGCGGATCGCGCGCACCAGCGCGGTGAAGGCCGAGGCGGGCCTGCACCTGCAGTACTCGAACATCGGCTACGGACTGCTGGGGCTGGTCATCGAGGCGGTGACCGGGTCGTCCTTCACCGAGGCCGTGGAGGAACTGGTCCTGGCACCGGTCGGGGTCGAGGGGATGGGCCCTGACCTGCCCGAGGGCGCGGCGGGCCCGGAGGTGGCCGATGGGTTCGCGGCCGGCCACACCTCCTTCCTGCACGGCCCGCGTCGACCGGTCGAGCAGGTACCGACGCGGGCGCTCGCGGCGGCGACCGGCTTCTGGGCGAGCGCCGGGGCGATCGCGACGTTCATGGGCCGGGTCCTCACCAGGGGTGAACTGCTGTCGCCGGCCTCGCTGCGCGAGATGCGGCGGCGAGTGTGGACGCTCCACGACGGCGGCCAGTACGGGCTGGGCCTGCAGGAGGGTCGACTGCACGGCTTCGCGGTCCTCGGGCATTCGGGCGGGTTCCCCACCGGCCTCTCAAGGACCTGGGCGGTGCCGACGGAACGCCTGGTCGTGAGCGTGATCGGCACCGCCGTCGATGCCCCCAGCTCGGACCTCGCCGAGGGGATCCTGGGCCTGCTGGCGCTGGCGAGCGGTCGGCCCGCACCGCAGGCCGACGGCTGGGAGCAAGCGGGCGCTCAGGGCGGCGGGTCCGACGGGCGGCCGCGTCCGGTGGTGCTGGCCGAGCAGCCTGAAGTGGAGATCTCCGCGGCGGGGTCGGGGCTGACCGCCCACGAGCTCGCCGGGGTCGTGTCCGGGACGTACGACACCCTGTGGGGGCGGACTCGCCTGGCCGTGCTCGGC from Brachybacterium sacelli includes the following:
- a CDS encoding serine hydrolase domain-containing protein, whose product is MTTSHTSAGISREAVLDVAALLPEWLETARHLRRQSGLQAAIWHDGELVAEVAVGEADLATGTPLRPTHRLRIASHSKMITAMAILRLRELGRIRLDDALGDHVGELVGTAVADRTLRDLLSHSAGLTRDSDDARWWRLGIPFPDRAQLLRIARTSAVKAEAGLHLQYSNIGYGLLGLVIEAVTGSSFTEAVEELVLAPVGVEGMGPDLPEGAAGPEVADGFAAGHTSFLHGPRRPVEQVPTRALAAATGFWASAGAIATFMGRVLTRGELLSPASLREMRRRVWTLHDGGQYGLGLQEGRLHGFAVLGHSGGFPTGLSRTWAVPTERLVVSVIGTAVDAPSSDLAEGILGLLALASGRPAPQADGWEQAGAQGGGSDGRPRPVVLAEQPEVEISAAGSGLTAHELAGVVSGTYDTLWGRTRLAVLGGRLFALDEAAADPASGTLELAVGGTRGDPIVAGAEVVELAAWGDSGYDTWAEPVLARLEVPAEGGPPRCTALVWTGQVQTPSADFAMPERVVAP